The DNA region TTGAATGGTCTCATAGGTCGGTAAATCCATAGAAGATGAGGAGTCTTCCACAACCTTCGTGCCATTGAGAGCTTGAAGTCCGAGCTCCTCCTGACACAAGTGGGTCTTCCAGCCAATGAACTCGGCGGTAGGGCCAAGCTCGTCTCTCAGTTCGCGGAGCCTTTCTGATGTGGGTAGCAGGGTATCAATGATTGACTTATTTATCCTAAATGCCAAAACTTTGGCAAGGGCTTCAGCCACGCTCTTGAGAATGCCGCGTGGTTCAGCTCCTCGATGGGGTGTTTTAAAGAACATGAGACCCCTGGTAGATTCAAAAACTGTTCTCAGCCCGGCTTGACCCATGAGACAGTTGCTCGAACGTCGTAGCATCTCCTTGACAAGAATACCACCAAGGCTGTGAGCCACAATTATGACTGGTCTATCGGGGTCGTGCTGTCTGAGAGCAGATATCTCCTGCAGGAAATCCCAAGCAATGCCGTAGACCTGAGTGCGGTTCAATGGGGGGCCTAACAAATTTGTGCCTGATATGCGTATCATGCTCGTAGGTAAGTACTCGAGCCTTTGGAAGAATCTCCGGGAGTAGATCGCGTGGCCAGTACACAACCTTGGATGTTGCTCTACCTAGCACTCCTCCATTACTCCAATTCTATTCGTCAAGATTGCCAATCACGGTCAAGCCACTTGGTGGAATATCCATATTCGACATGTTTGGCTTTGGATAGGACTCAGGAGGACCACAGGGAAAGAGTTGAATGGACCTCTCGCAATAGTTGATACTCGGATCGAATCCAACGAGACGATGTCTGTATCCACACCGCTGCCAAGTGTGGTGTGAGAGGGATATCGTAGTGGAAGGTCGATATCCAGTCCAGGTACCTTGACTTGGGCATGCGGGAAGAGGACCGAGAACCTGGAAAGCGATGAAACACCCCACTTCATGAAATTTCCATTTTCTGCGGGAAGATACACCAATGGCAGGCGGTAGTTGCACTCCGCCACAACCATGCACTCAGCCTCCTGCGGTCGGCCGGTCAGCCCTCAGCAGTTTAAGGTCAAAGCGTTGGTCGAGAGAGACGGTGAGCAGAGGTATCAGGGACCATATACGCGCTGGATGTGCTCAGGATGGAAAATGCGTTATGTATAAACTCGAAAGAACACCATGTTAGGAACAATATGCTAGATCAATGTCAGAACAACCCTCAACGAGACGAATGGAAAACAAGGAAACGTACAAAGCCAGCACAGCCAGACATCATGCCATatccaacccccgccccctaAACCAAAACATAATCatcccaatcctcctccccaaccccagcgaCACTAGTCCaaatctccctcccaaacgcCGTCCCCTCCGCCCTATCATCCGCCGCCCAAACCTCCATCACCGAGTTCTTCAAGCTAGCATACACCCCATCCAAATGAtacaacctctccaccctttCCTGCACACTCCCACTGTTCGCATCAGCAACACAGTTCCAAACCCTATCCTTATCCGCATACCACCCCTCCGCCCTGTGAATCCGATCAAACGCCTGCTTCCTGAAATCCAAAACATCGAGTTGTAGATCGTGGCCGACAAACATCTCAAATACTTGACCGGCAGAGTCAGTAGCACCCGAGCGGAAGACAGGGCCGAGGTCGATCTCCGTGGAGCCGTCGACTTTGGTAACCTTCCAATGCCCCGCCCCGCTCGTCTTGAGGCTGGCCTCGGTAGCAGTGTGCCCGATGAGCCTCACTTTCCAGTATCGGTTAGGGCTGGTGTGGTATTGGGAATGCGGGTTCCTTTCGGGGCCAATAGTCAGCCGGCCTGCCTTTTGGTTCCAGGCAAtaggggtggaggtgaagtTCTTGCGGGGATCGTCGTGAGGAATCTCGTAGTGATGGGAAGACGCATGGGGTTcttcgaggaggttgaagtgGGCGTCTTTGCCCACGACAAGGAGAATCGTGATTTCTTCGGGGCGAGGGGTGCCGTTTGAAACAGTCGGGGTGGTGTCCAAGGGAATGATTGTGCCTTCTTTGGCGAGGACGGGGATTTGATCGAGGGGTCGATGGAGTTGGATGTGTCGGTTGCCAGTGTAGACTATGTGGGGAGCAAACAGGGAGACGTATCGGCCTTCGGGGAGCCAAGCTCGGGTAGACGAGGTCAGGGTGATACCGTCGTCGGGTGACGTGATTGGTGCAACGACCAGATTAGGGCCGAAGTAGTACTGAGTGGGCACGTGGTAGGCCTCTTCCGTGTGTGGGTGGTTCCAGTACATTGGCTGGATCAGCGGCTCGGCATCGAATGCTGCACGAATGTTCATGGTGTACAGGTAAGGCACGAGTCGGTGACGCAGAACCAAAAAGTCCTTGATTATTTGACCTGGTTGGGACTCGAAGCTCCAAGGCTCCTTGCTGTTCCAGAGTGACTTGGATGAATGCAGACGGAGGATGGGCGAGAAGACTCCAAGCTGGACCCAACGAACGGTGAGCTCATTTGAGCGCCACCCACCCCAATGTCCACCAATGTCGTGAGACCACCAGCCATACCCAATGTTGGAGGCAGTGGCCGTGAACTCGGGCTGAAATTGGAGACCCGCCCAGCTGATCTGAGTGTCGCCGGAGAAGCCAATAGGGTAGCGGTGGGAGCCGGCGCCAGCATAACGGGAAAAAGTGATGGGCTTCTCGATTGTTTTGACATTTCTTCGGCTGGTGAGGTAGTGATAGTGGTTGAGTACCCAAAGGGGGTCAACGCCGGGGATCCGAGAGCGCGTTCCCTGCTGCCAGTCAATCCACCAAAAGTCAATACCTTGTTTCTCCAGTCCAACTTTGAGCACATCAAAGTAGGCATCCATGAACTTGCGACTGCAGCAATCGAACCTGATAGGTTCCTCGCGAGATGTGTCGTGGTTCAGGGCCTTTGCAACCTCCTTGTACTGGTCTTCGAATGCACGGATGCCGTCAGCCGGGTGGTCATTGACGGTAACCTTGAGTCTGCGGTCGTGGAGCTGCTTGAGGAACTTGTCTGGTTGTGGGAAAAGGTCCCTGTTCCAGCTGTATCCTGTCCATCCAGACCCGTACTTGCTAGGGATGCGCACTTTGTGCCAGTCCATGTCAATAACAGCGGCACTGAGTGGCACTCCCTCTTTCTGGAAGTGATCCATCAACTCGAGGTACTCCTCGGCCGAGTATGCATGGTATCTTGACCACCAGTTGCCAAGGGTCCATCTCGGGAGGACCGGCTGGCTGCCTGACAATCGATAAAAGTCCTTGATAGCAGCCTTGTGATCTCCATTGTAGGCAAAGATGTATCCATCAATCCGACCCGGCTTCCTCGTTGCGATCCATCCATCAGCGTCGAACAGCATGGACTTGCTGTCATCGAGAACGGCATAAGCCCTGCGCGAGAGGACACCAGGGTCCAGATCCACCCTTCCCCAAGCACCATCCAATGTCCTTGCTGTACCGCCTAGATCGCCATAGCTATTGCCGTCGTACCTCCACACATCATCGGCAACTTTGACTGAGAAACCATAGGTCGAGAacttcttcttgtcgtaCTGCAAATGAAAATGATCGGTGATGATCTCTAACCGGTCCTCCTTGTCGACCGTGCGGAAGGCCGGAGCGTCAAAGTTCCGGAATAATGCAAATGTGGACACGCGGTCTTCGAAACCGCCATCCGGAGACCACTCGTAGCGGATGAGTTTGCTGGTCAGTATTGTGAAGCGGTAGTAACTGCCCTTGGTCCCGCCGGTGACAACAGCTTTGGGGTTGGCGGATGGGTTGGATGGAAATGAGTAGCGGTCTGTAGTCGCATCTGTGTCTACTACCGGGGACctggatgaggaaggggttCCCGCTGCTGTGGAACGGGAGAGCATGGGTGCGGCCGGAGAGCTGGGCTTTGAGCGACCAGCACGCTTGATGAAACTTAGAGCCGACATGATGGTGATCTTGCACTCTTATACTCCGCGCGAAGCGAACGATATCAAGCACGGCTTCGAGAATCGAGAGGCGGAAGAGGTTCGCCCCTACTTGTTCCGTTTGTTGTTTCAGACAGCACGCCGTTGTTTGCTGGCAGTCCCCGGTTGGCCGGCCATGCCAAGAGCCCTGGGTCAGGTGCCGTTCCCT from Podospora pseudocomata strain CBS 415.72m chromosome 3, whole genome shotgun sequence includes:
- a CDS encoding hypothetical protein (CAZy:GH31; COG:G; COG:M; COG:O; EggNog:ENOG503NV6M); translation: MSALSFIKRAGRSKPSSPAAPMLSRSTAAGTPSSSRSPVVDTDATTDRYSFPSNPSANPKAVVTGGTKGSYYRFTILTSKLIRYEWSPDGGFEDRVSTFALFRNFDAPAFRTVDKEDRLEIITDHFHLQYDKKKFSTYGFSVKVADDVWRYDGNSYGDLGGTARTLDGAWGRVDLDPGVLSRRAYAVLDDSKSMLFDADGWIATRKPGRIDGYIFAYNGDHKAAIKDFYRLSGSQPVLPRWTLGNWWSRYHAYSAEEYLELMDHFQKEGVPLSAAVIDMDWHKVRIPSKYGSGWTGYSWNRDLFPQPDKFLKQLHDRRLKVTVNDHPADGIRAFEDQYKEVAKALNHDTSREEPIRFDCCSRKFMDAYFDVLKVGLEKQGIDFWWIDWQQGTRSRIPGVDPLWVLNHYHYLTSRRNVKTIEKPITFSRYAGAGSHRYPIGFSGDTQISWAGLQFQPEFTATASNIGYGWWSHDIGGHWGGWRSNELTVRWVQLGVFSPILRLHSSKSLWNSKEPWSFESQPGQIIKDFLVLRHRLVPYLYTMNIRAAFDAEPLIQPMYWNHPHTEEAYHVPTQYYFGPNLVVAPITSPDDGITLTSSTRAWLPEGRYVSLFAPHIVYTGNRHIQLHRPLDQIPVLAKEGTIIPLDTTPTVSNGTPRPEEITILLVVGKDAHFNLLEEPHASSHHYEIPHDDPRKNFTSTPIAWNQKAGRLTIGPERNPHSQYHTSPNRYWKVRLIGHTATEASLKTSGAGHWKVTKVDGSTEIDLGPVFRSGATDSAGQVFEMFVGHDLQLDVLDFRKQAFDRIHRAEGWYADKDRVWNCVADANSGSVQERVERLYHLDGVYASLKNSVMEVWAADDRAEGTAFGREIWTSVAGVGEEDWDDYVLV